The nucleotide sequence ACCATGGCGGACAAAGAACTCATCCTGATAATTCTTCACGATCAACCTGCCAGTCTTGGCCCAACTCTTCCAGTGAATCCGGCGCAGAGGATCGCCGGATCGGTAATCCCGCAGGGAGACAAATTCATCCGAGTTACCCACGGACGAGGCCAGGGCAACCCCACCAGGCTGGTGACGGCGCGAACCGGGAAGATCCACCTCCGGTAATCGATAGCGCTTGGGCAACACCAGGACCCGCTGGTAGCAAGGGAAAAAACGACAGCCCTTAAAGAGACCAAAGGGATCGGGCCGGGACAAGATGATACCGGTCAGTTCCAGGTAGCCCCGATGTAAGGGGAGAATTTCGACCCGAACCTGTTCTCTGCCATGAGGCGGAAGGTTCGGCAGGGCTTGTTCCTTGCCCTTGGCCTGCCGATGCTGAGCAACCAACCACATCCAGCGATAGACCATCGTCCACCTGTCCCAGGCATTTCGACTCTCTTCTTCCGGTTCCCGGGTCTGGAGAAATTCGTCATATGTGGGACGGGGATCGCCAAATTGTTCGGAGAGAAAAAGCCCTCTCTGCTGTCTTGCCGAATGATTATAAAGCCAAAGGGCATAGGTCAGGGGCTCCCCTGCCAGGGCAAACTTCGGTAACCTTCGCTGAACAGTGATGCGAACCCGGAAAAAGAGACTGAAAAGGAGGGCAACCAAGAGTAAGGGCACAGCAAGGGCAAAAACCTGATAGACCGTGCTGCGCCAGGGATTCATCCCCAGGGCAGAAGAAATGACGAGGACAGTCAGCACCAGCAGCCCTGCCGGGGTAAAGCGCTGTTTTCGCCAGCTGCTTATCCCGTCAAAAAGCCTGTAGGAGAGGTAGAAAAAATATCGCATACGACCTGCCTGCTATGCGGGAACCGGGACCGTTTCCACGATTTCTTCAACAATTCCCTGGGCAGTCTGGCCGGAAAAGCGGGCCTGGG is from Candidatus Electrothrix sp. GW3-4 and encodes:
- a CDS encoding DUF58 domain-containing protein; amino-acid sequence: MRYFFYLSYRLFDGISSWRKQRFTPAGLLVLTVLVISSALGMNPWRSTVYQVFALAVPLLLVALLFSLFFRVRITVQRRLPKFALAGEPLTYALWLYNHSARQQRGLFLSEQFGDPRPTYDEFLQTREPEEESRNAWDRWTMVYRWMWLVAQHRQAKGKEQALPNLPPHGREQVRVEILPLHRGYLELTGIILSRPDPFGLFKGCRFFPCYQRVLVLPKRYRLPEVDLPGSRRHQPGGVALASSVGNSDEFVSLRDYRSGDPLRRIHWKSWAKTGRLIVKNYQDEFFVRHGLVLDTFQEQAYSQTFEEAVSLAASFVSTVETQESLLDLMFVGNRAYCFSSGRGVSHTDSMMEVLACVQPCHDRPFSELSSLLTSHASRVSGCICILLAWDKERQEMVRMLRGVGVPLKVIVVTEQVEAVGGAGPMQDEPENFHVLAADKMEEGVTGL